The Leishmania mexicana MHOM/GT/2001/U1103 complete genome, chromosome 26 genome includes a window with the following:
- a CDS encoding galactofuranosyltransferase lpg1-like protein, which translates to MTPVPPSSLSPRLTEQAIPGPPISTLAFTDASPSTLTSITTAAPLPRPAVDEGSNAAHAAGEAPTETTHIISDAPQPTERSQRDADELHNRYAAEIAQLDVLDVFPLRPHERRISFIEFARCLATRLSVSPDTGVEVERDDLASDRYAPFLISVTLENTQDLKALICNLTMPYRYIVLAQNGDTPEVTPFFHLLRRVFAFTRRLTVFQFPDNIGYAGAVNAGLREALRHPFSEVPFLHIVHNDVRFLFASLEQAVAGAYQTTARDKDMIEALEEEVATEPNEYTPLIRQPDGLRTPLLPGIPLPQQHDRKLVVVTSALLPDRVRYMTPSRRAELMVGYTSFMFANSRGEYTSVFLSRLAVLTVGFFDENFFPILYDDTDYRWRAHLLGFVEDYNAAMNNQVISFDLDCVNQATSDVDGDDNAEGRFGGLRKAATGPTLSPDGKALRRECRKAFYAGVQYAYMQQKWGVESMTELMQAYTKREPFSAEAFAGKRRLPLDAWVVDRSRLTNLRTWLRDVGRRILDVESYNTDVILRAVSP; encoded by the coding sequence ATGACGCCAGTGCCACCCTCATCGCTGTCGCCTCGATTGACTGAGCAGGCAATACCAGGACCGCCAATCTCCACTCTCGCCTTCACTGACGCCTCTCCTAGCACTCTCACTtccatcaccaccgcggcaccgctgccgcgtcccGCTGTGGACGAGGGGAGCAATGCCGCGCATGCAGCGGGAGAGGCCCCAACTGAGACCACGCACATCATCTCCGACGCTCCACAACCCACGGAGAGATCACAGCGCGACGCAGACGAGTTACACAACCGATACGCGGCAGAGATCGCGCAACTCGACGTCCTCGATGTCTTTCCGCTCCGCCCTCACGAGCGCCGCATCTCGTTTATCGAGTTTGCGCGCTGTCTTGCCACCCGTCTCTCCGTCAGCCCCGACACGGGAGTAGAGGTGGAGCGGGATGACCTCGCCTCCGACCGGTACGCACCCTTTCTCATCTCCGTCACCCTCGAGAACACGCAGGATCTTAAGGCGCTCATCTGCAACTTGACGATGCCCTACCGCTACATCGTACTCGCTCAAAACGGCGACACGCCAGAGGTGACGCCTTTTTttcacctgctgcgccgcgtgtTCGCCTTCACGAGGCGGCTGACGGTTTTCCAGTTTCCCGACAACATTGGCtacgccggcgccgtcaaTGCCGGTCTGCGTGAGGCCCTCCGCCACCCGTTCAGCGAGGTGCCCTTTCTCCACATTGTGCACAACGACGTGCGTTTCTTGTTCGCGTCGCTCGAACAGGCTGTGGCAGGCGCCTACCAGACGACAGCGAGGGACAAGGATATGATTGAAGccctggaggaggaggttgCGACAGAGCCGAACGAGTACACGCCGCTGATCCGGCAACCCGACGGCTTGCGCACGCCGCTTCTGCCGGGTATCCCGCTTCCCCAGCAACATGACCGCAAACTGGTTGTCGTCACGTCCGCGCTGTTGCCGGACCGTGTTCGGTACATGACCCCGTCCAGGCGCGCGGAGCTGATGGTGGGGTACACGTCCTTCATGTTCGCCAACAGCCGCGGCGAGTACACGAGCGTTTTCCTTTCGCGCCTGGCTGTGCTGACGGTCGGCTTCTTTGACGAGAATTTCTTTCCCATCCTTTACGACGACACGGACTACCGCTGGCGTGCACACCTGCTCGGCTTCGTTGAAGACTATAACGCTGCGATGAACAACCAGGTCATCTCCTTCGACCTCGACTGCGTCAACCAAGCCACGAgcgacgtcgacggcgatgacAATGCGGAGGGTCGATTCGGGGGGCTTCGCAAGGCAGCTACGGGGCCGACGCTGTCCCCGGACGGCAAGGCCCTTCGACGTGAGTGCCGCAAGGCTTTCTATGCCGGGGTGCAGTACGCGTATATGCAGCAGAAGTGGGGCGTGGAGTCCATGACGGAGCTCATGCAGGCGTACACAAAGCGGGAACCCTTTAGCGCCGAGGCGTTCGCTGGTAAACGGCGCCTGCCGCTGGACGCGTGGGTGGTGGATAGGAGCCGGCTGACGAACCTGCGGACGTGGCTGCGCGACGTGGGGCGGCGCATCCTTGACGTGGAGAGCTATAACACGGACGTCATTCTGCGGGCTGTCAGTCCTTAG
- a CDS encoding putative spliced leader RNA PSE-promoter transcription factor, which translates to MRRSLRLWCSKLDLDGNPSRYFPRFRPRRLVMPVDPNDVHSDKRQPNPLFMKVKAQKRQRRRAEMRGAVQLASVPKERSVGDVYRLLMDACETQSLFSDAALTPLTVRDLESLLKAYNAASAVRRRSVQGQAAPPDGGAASVGESTKEQGSPRDDNAPQHSTPLYSRAFQATPSPVAASSFASAAAADALSIREVDQMWSMLDHTPLNAPVHGALALRGDALIRSVLLELTYSAYPRLRSKHVQQLLHETTGLLPCGRIAMRIGLAEHCGVEGDIAMWRELNVLSERMRIARREAAAHLQRVEKGIAAQRRWYWRAVLRSAAARLKLFPVHKEDLQPRMQWVRSFLCAFVAFVEMAETSGDAHARVRPLIYQLFASQLARHVRARQIIEAAEAIVAATSEHDARVDAAAAAPSATPPLSPPWGDNEASVEALCRRVAEELARVKSRTADEEEVLEGRAHPMNSRADRRREQFESSGGAHGTQMLHDETLERHAEDYGHLAPPLLLHALESSSPNAFKEAQLVLRYAPQVSEKLRRSPIDVDQVVRRVVDVQETNNYASLHNTQQYRQVEYTVCRLYAGHYCLGEGKSETLMSAMQDASMQMLLNYYLRFPLSAPSPLESPTQTEGNSDGASHGSGSAATATAHLRDGDEGNAGGVPAPRIRPPKTEEEVVL; encoded by the coding sequence ATGCGGCGCTCGCTGCGCTTGTGGTGCAGCAAGTTGGACCTGGATGGCAACCCCTCTCGCTACTTTCCGCGCTTCCGCCCACGGCGGCTGGTCATGCCGGTGGATCCGAACGACGTCCACAGCGACAAGCGGCAACCTAACCCGTTATTCATGAAGGTAAAGGCGCAAAaacgccagcggcgccgtgccgagatgcgcggcgccgtgcagctgGCTAGCGTTCCCAAGGAGCGCAGCGTGGGGGACGTGTACCGGCTCCTGATGGATGCCTGTGAGACGCAGAGCTTGTTCTCCGATGCCGCGCTAACGCCGCTGACAGTGCGGGATCTGGAGTCTCTCCTGAAGGCCTAcaacgccgccagcgcagtgCGGCGACGCTCTGTTCAAGGGCAAGCAGCTCCCCCGGATGGTGGAGCAGCGTCGGTCGGAGAATCAACAAAGGAGCAGGGCTCGCCGCGTGATGACAACGCGCCGCAACACAGCACTCCACTATACTCGCGTGCCTTCCAAGCGACTCCATCGCCGGTCGCCGCATcgtccttcgcctccgccgctgccgctgacgcaCTCTCCATTCGCGAAGTGGATCAAATGTGGTCGATGCTCGATCACACACCCCTCAACGCCCCCGTGCACGGCGCACTCGCCCTACGCGGGGACGCGCTGATCCGTTCCGTATTGCTGGAGCTCACCTACTCTGCTTATCCGCGGCTGCGCTCAAAGCATGTGCAGCAGTTGCTGCATGAGACGACAGGGTTGCTGCCGTGCGGCCGCATAGCCATGCGGATCGGCCTCGCCGAGCACTGCGGCGTAGAAGGTGACATAGCCATGTGGCGTGAGCTCAACGTCCTCTCGGAGCGCATGCGCATCGCGCgaagggaggcggcggcgcacctgcagcgcgtcgAGAAGGGCAtagcagcgcagcgccggtggTACTGGAGGGCGGTGTTgcgctccgctgctgcgcggctgaAGCTGTTTCCGGTGCACAAAGAGGACCTGCAGCCGCGGATGCAGTGGGTGCGCAGCTTTCTCTGTGCCTTTGTCGCCTTTGTGGAGATGGCGGAGACGTCCGGCGACGCCCATGCCCGCGTTCGACCGCTCATCTATCAGCTGTTTGCGAGTCAGCTGGCACGCCATGTACGGGCCCGTCAGATCATCGAGGCTGCAGAGGCCATTGTTGCCGCCACGTCCGAGCACGACGCCCGTGTagatgctgctgcagcagctccctCGGCGACCCCGCCTCTATCACCGCCTTGGGGTGATAATGAAGCGAGTGTCGAAGCGCTCTGCCGTCGCGTCGCTGAGGAGCTGGCGCGGGTCAAGTCCCGCActgcagacgaggaggaggtgctggagggcCGCGCACACCCAATGAACAGCAGGGCCGACCGGCGGCGCGAGCAGTTTGAGtcaagcggcggcgctcatGGTACCCAGATGCTCCACGACGAGACCCTCGAGAGGCACGCGGAGGACTACGGTCATCttgcaccaccgctgctgctccacgcaCTTGAGTCGTCTAGCCCGAATGCGTTCAAAGAGGCGCAACTTGTCCTCCGCTATGCGCCACAGGTGTCCGAGAAACTGCGTCGATCACCGATCGACGTTGATCAGGTGGTACGCCGCGTCGTGGATGTGCAGGAGACAAACAACTACGCCTCACTGCACAACACGCAGCAGTATCGCCAGGTTGAGTATACTGTGTGCCGCCTCTACGCCGGACACTACTGCCTGGGCGAGGGGAAGAGCGAAACGCTCATGTCGGCGATGCAGGATGCATCCATGCAGATGCTGCTGAATTACTACCTCCGGTTTCCCTTGTCAGCACCATCTCCGCTCGAGTCGCCGACGCAGACGGAGGGGAACAGTGATGGTGCCAGTCATGGCAGTGGCAGTGCTGCTACCGCGACGGCACACCTCCGTGACGGCGACGAAGGCAACGCGGGTGgcgtgccggcgccgcggatTCGGCCGCCGAAGACGGAAGAAGAAGTTGTACTGTAG
- a CDS encoding putative 10 kDa heat shock protein → MFRFTVPALKKLQPLGQRVLVKRVEAAKQTKAGILIPEQVAAKVNEGTVVAVAAGSKDWTPTVKVGDTVLLPEYGGSSVKVEGQEFFLYDESVLLGVLSS, encoded by the coding sequence ATGTTCCGCTTCACCGTCCCCGCTCTGAAGAAGCTACAGCCGCTGGGCCAGCGCGTGCTGGTGAagcgcgtggaggcggcgaagcagaCCAAGGCCGGCATTCTGATCCCTGAGCAGGTGGCCGCCAAGGTCAACGAGGGCACCgttgtggcggtggcggctgggTCGAAGGACTGGACGCCGACGGTGAAGGTGGGCGACACGGTACTGCTGCCGGAGTACGGCGGCTCTTCGGTGAAGGTGGAGGGACAGGAGTTCTTCCTGTACGATGAGAGCGTGCTGCTTGGCGTGCTGTCAAGCTGA